A genomic stretch from Candidatus Saganbacteria bacterium includes:
- a CDS encoding aminotransferase class I/II-fold pyridoxal phosphate-dependent enzyme: MRLERRLYEVHRNTAMQMLSAPRIPRGSRSVSVVHDVPVAEGVRHDNYWGLTFSDGMRAITSAVEFGLRPGDEVAVAKPLYGCTDNYFGVSGVARVNRGFVVHEIDLSNPQNILEILNPKTKVVYFETETNPNLRVYDLEAISRLAHGQNPNIVVVVDNTFPGPAGCNPLLHGADIVVHSGTKVLGGFLQEMAGVVVMPKTSWKDLFLFRKNTGGISSPDQVHHLLTRGLPSLYGRYATMQASAQVVAECLNSNDHVSETIYPGLPNYAFKDNARRLLTDWDGKFAPGYMICFIPEGRNADEREKKARAIVDHVAKNGQGIISHAVSLGGNQSLIEMPFLGTHATVSAEEKKKWGIDKGMVRLSIGLAEVSDQIEILERAIGKAYS, from the coding sequence ATGAGATTAGAAAGAAGGCTTTATGAAGTTCACCGCAATACCGCGATGCAGATGCTTTCCGCCCCAAGGATCCCAAGAGGTTCTAGGTCAGTTAGCGTTGTCCATGATGTTCCCGTCGCCGAAGGCGTCCGCCACGATAATTATTGGGGCCTGACTTTTAGCGATGGCATGCGCGCCATAACTTCAGCTGTGGAATTTGGTTTAAGACCAGGAGATGAAGTTGCTGTCGCAAAACCTTTGTACGGATGTACAGATAATTATTTCGGCGTTTCGGGCGTCGCACGAGTTAACCGCGGATTTGTTGTCCATGAGATCGATCTATCAAACCCTCAAAATATTTTGGAAATATTGAATCCAAAAACAAAGGTCGTCTATTTTGAAACGGAAACCAATCCTAATTTAAGAGTTTACGATCTGGAAGCGATATCGCGTTTGGCTCACGGCCAAAATCCAAACATAGTAGTTGTAGTTGATAATACTTTTCCGGGTCCTGCCGGATGCAACCCTCTTCTGCATGGAGCCGATATTGTTGTTCATTCCGGGACAAAGGTTCTAGGAGGATTTTTACAGGAAATGGCCGGTGTCGTTGTGATGCCAAAAACTTCTTGGAAGGATCTTTTCCTTTTCAGGAAGAATACCGGAGGAATTTCATCTCCTGATCAGGTGCACCATTTATTAACTCGCGGACTTCCTTCTTTGTATGGCAGATATGCAACAATGCAAGCAAGCGCTCAAGTAGTTGCGGAATGCTTAAATTCAAATGACCATGTTAGTGAAACTATATATCCCGGGCTTCCAAATTATGCTTTCAAAGATAATGCCCGCCGCTTACTTACGGATTGGGATGGAAAATTTGCGCCAGGCTATATGATCTGTTTTATTCCCGAAGGACGAAATGCTGATGAAAGAGAAAAGAAAGCAAGGGCAATCGTCGACCATGTCGCTAAGAACGGGCAAGGGATTATTTCCCATGCGGTAAGCTTAGGCGGAAACCAATCTTTGATCGAAATGCCTTTCCTTGGCACCCACGCGACTGTCTCGGCCGAAGAAAAGAAAAAATGGGGAATTGATAAAGGTATGGTCAGGTTGTCTATAGGGCTTGCGGAAGTTTCAGACCAGATCGAAATCCTGGAAAGAGCGATAGGAAAGGCTTATTCATAA
- the pfkA gene encoding 6-phosphofructokinase has product MKNIAVVTPGGDAPGMNVAIRAVVRYAIYHGLDVYGIQRGWQGLIEGNIISLDLKSVGGIINRGGTILHTHRSSGFRKRSLRKTAYQNLKAFNIDAMVVIGGDGSLKASYEFYKEYNFPIINVPASIDNDIYGTDYSIGFDTAVNTAVEAIDKIRDTATSHERAFIIEVMGRNNGFIALDVGMTAGAEAILIPEIKYDLAAIAKRLLLGQQRGKTSFIIVVAEGAGHAPDIAKLIQKKTKLDVRVSILGHMQRGGSPTALSREAACKLGSKAVELLLQGKKAMMVGIISDKVVSHSAKEIIAKKKKIDIEAYKLAEILSS; this is encoded by the coding sequence ATAAAAAATATCGCAGTAGTGACTCCTGGAGGCGACGCTCCGGGAATGAATGTTGCGATACGCGCGGTCGTCAGATACGCTATATATCATGGCTTGGATGTTTACGGTATCCAAAGAGGCTGGCAGGGACTTATCGAAGGCAATATTATAAGCCTTGATCTTAAATCGGTTGGCGGCATTATCAATCGCGGAGGGACTATCCTCCATACCCACAGGAGTTCGGGCTTCAGAAAAAGATCGCTCCGCAAAACTGCATATCAAAACCTTAAGGCATTTAACATTGATGCAATGGTCGTTATCGGCGGAGACGGGTCGCTTAAAGCTTCCTATGAATTTTATAAAGAATATAATTTCCCGATCATAAATGTCCCCGCATCGATCGACAATGATATATACGGAACAGATTACAGCATAGGGTTTGATACTGCTGTCAACACAGCGGTTGAAGCGATCGATAAAATAAGAGATACCGCGACATCGCACGAAAGGGCTTTTATAATCGAAGTTATGGGGCGAAATAATGGTTTTATAGCACTAGACGTAGGAATGACGGCCGGCGCCGAAGCAATACTTATCCCGGAAATTAAATACGATCTTGCTGCCATTGCAAAAAGATTGCTCCTCGGCCAGCAGAGAGGGAAGACAAGTTTTATTATTGTTGTTGCGGAAGGGGCGGGACATGCGCCCGATATCGCAAAACTTATCCAAAAGAAGACAAAGCTCGATGTAAGGGTAAGTATTTTGGGCCATATGCAAAGAGGCGGATCTCCAACAGCGCTATCAAGAGAAGCCGCCTGCAAACTTGGCTCAAAAGCTGTTGAACTTCTGCTTCAAGGCAAAAAAGCTATGATGGTAGGGATCATATCAGATAAGGTCGTATCGCATAGCGCCAAAGAAATAATAGCCAAGAAAAAGAAAATAGATATCGAGGCCTATAAACTAGCCGAAATTCTTTCCTCATGA
- a CDS encoding ATP-dependent 6-phosphofructokinase yields MKVKFQGKEINIRKIGILTGGGDCAGHNAVIYGLLRRINLANAALPADEKIELWGLLEGWESLTRDPETEKDKILQKLSTVDLKDSFKVAGTIIKSSRTNLFSKENIEKKAPEKAIENLKKLGMDCLVVLGGDDTLGAAGKMGKQFTFPMFGAPKTMDNDVFGTERTYGFDSAVIESVHFIENIITTSRSHNRCFIVEVMGRHAGWVALHAGIAGGADVVILPEETVDLREVIKKVEHAMAFQKYCVVVVSEGARIFDTRFPKEINDSNKKLLDEVIADPKFAIVKAIFDLPKKKDSFGNEQLGGIGEYFYGIFQKHIKGTDFRLQNCGHAIRGGIAHVSDRILGLRFGDAIFDYMKSGNFGVYPGLAGENIVPNDLTEVHGGKFVPEDHQLFKMRNSVDFY; encoded by the coding sequence ATGAAAGTAAAATTTCAAGGGAAAGAAATAAATATCAGAAAGATCGGGATACTAACAGGTGGAGGCGATTGCGCGGGTCATAACGCGGTAATTTATGGTTTGCTTCGACGCATAAATCTTGCAAACGCTGCCCTTCCGGCTGATGAAAAGATCGAACTTTGGGGTCTGCTCGAAGGTTGGGAATCTCTAACTCGCGATCCTGAAACCGAAAAAGACAAGATCCTCCAAAAACTTTCGACAGTCGATCTAAAAGATAGCTTTAAAGTCGCTGGGACAATTATTAAATCATCTCGAACAAATTTATTCTCTAAAGAAAATATTGAGAAGAAGGCACCGGAAAAAGCGATCGAGAATTTGAAGAAGCTTGGAATGGATTGTTTGGTTGTTCTTGGTGGAGACGATACCTTGGGAGCCGCCGGCAAAATGGGCAAACAATTCACATTCCCAATGTTTGGCGCGCCAAAGACAATGGATAACGATGTTTTTGGAACCGAGCGCACATACGGATTCGATTCGGCTGTAATTGAAAGCGTCCACTTTATCGAAAACATTATTACAACTTCTCGTTCACACAATCGATGTTTCATAGTTGAAGTTATGGGACGCCATGCCGGATGGGTAGCGCTTCACGCGGGTATCGCCGGCGGCGCCGATGTAGTAATTCTTCCCGAAGAAACAGTTGATCTAAGAGAAGTTATTAAAAAAGTCGAGCACGCGATGGCATTCCAAAAATATTGCGTTGTTGTAGTATCCGAAGGCGCTCGAATATTTGATACCAGGTTTCCTAAAGAGATCAATGACAGCAATAAGAAACTTTTAGACGAAGTTATTGCCGATCCAAAGTTTGCTATAGTCAAAGCGATCTTTGATCTTCCAAAGAAAAAGGATTCTTTCGGCAATGAACAATTGGGCGGAATTGGCGAATATTTCTACGGCATATTCCAAAAGCATATCAAAGGCACAGATTTCAGGCTTCAAAATTGCGGCCACGCCATTCGCGGCGGTATCGCGCATGTATCAGACAGGATATTAGGCCTAAGATTTGGCGATGCGATATTCGATTATATGAAATCCGGAAATTTTGGCGTATACCCTGGCCTTGCGGGAGAAAATATTGTTCCAAACGATCTAACAGAGGTTCACGGCGGGAAGTTCGTACCCGAAGACCATCAACTTTTCAAAATGCGCAACTCTGTTGATTTCTATTGA
- a CDS encoding class II fructose-1,6-bisphosphate aldolase, with protein sequence MAQKLYETLGLVNTREMFTKAMEGKYAIPAYNFNNMEQLQAIIMGCAESKSPVIIQVSSGARKYANQTLLRYMAQGAVEMVRKELKSNIPICLHLDHGDTFELCKSCIDYGFSSVMIDGSHHPYEKNIEVTKQVVEYARKFDVTVEGELGVLAGIEDEVSAEKHTYTQPDQVEDFVKRTGVDSLAISIGTSHGAFKFKVKPGEAVPPLRFDILEEVEKRLPGFPIVLHGASSVVQEYVQMINKYGGKMDNAVGIPEEQLRRAAKSAVCKINIDSDGRLVMTAIIRKVFAEQPGEFDPRKYLGPAREELKKLIIAKNTNVLGSAGKAK encoded by the coding sequence ATGGCGCAGAAGTTGTATGAAACGTTAGGGTTAGTTAACACGAGGGAAATGTTTACGAAAGCTATGGAGGGAAAGTACGCGATACCCGCTTACAATTTCAATAATATGGAACAGCTGCAGGCAATTATTATGGGCTGTGCCGAAAGCAAATCCCCTGTTATTATCCAGGTTTCATCCGGCGCCAGAAAGTACGCGAACCAGACACTATTAAGATATATGGCCCAAGGAGCGGTTGAAATGGTCCGCAAAGAATTGAAGAGCAATATCCCGATCTGCCTTCACTTGGACCACGGCGATACCTTTGAACTATGTAAATCATGTATCGATTATGGTTTCTCGTCTGTCATGATCGACGGATCCCACCACCCTTATGAAAAAAATATCGAAGTAACAAAACAAGTTGTAGAATATGCGCGTAAATTTGATGTTACAGTGGAAGGCGAGCTTGGAGTTTTGGCGGGTATTGAAGATGAAGTATCGGCCGAAAAGCACACATACACACAGCCCGACCAAGTTGAAGACTTTGTTAAGAGAACAGGCGTTGATTCACTTGCGATCTCGATCGGTACATCTCATGGAGCTTTCAAGTTCAAAGTTAAGCCTGGAGAAGCGGTTCCTCCGCTCCGTTTTGATATTTTGGAAGAAGTAGAAAAAAGACTTCCGGGATTCCCGATAGTTCTTCACGGCGCATCATCGGTTGTGCAAGAATATGTCCAAATGATAAACAAATACGGCGGCAAGATGGACAATGCAGTCGGTATTCCCGAAGAACAGCTAAGACGCGCAGCAAAATCGGCAGTATGCAAAATTAACATCGACAGCGACGGCCGTTTGGTCATGACTGCGATAATCAGAAAAGTGTTTGCGGAACAACCAGGAGAATTCGATCCTCGCAAATACTTGGGCCCAGCAAGAGAAGAATTGAAGAAATTAATTATTGCAAAAAATACTAACGTATTGGGATCTGCTGGCAAAGCAAAGTAG
- a CDS encoding triose-phosphate isomerase encodes MRKPLLAGNWKMNTILQESVQLAADLNKLVGKVTDKDILVCPPFTALSSVSDVLRDSEIMVGGQDLFWEEKGAFTGQVSAQMLKSVGASCVLIGHSERRQFFGEIDETVNKKLNTALKHCLKPIVCVGETLAEREKNVTFDVIKKQVTGALQGLPVASCQTLVIAYEPVWAIGTGKTASKEQAQEVHAFIRKLVTDLYDKSISDTVRILYGGSVTPENIKDLMAQGDIDGGLVGGASLKADVFAKIVRG; translated from the coding sequence ATGAGAAAACCACTGCTAGCGGGAAACTGGAAAATGAACACTATACTTCAGGAATCGGTCCAATTAGCCGCAGATCTCAACAAACTCGTAGGAAAAGTAACAGATAAAGATATTCTCGTATGCCCTCCATTTACAGCGCTCTCATCTGTATCCGATGTATTGCGCGATTCGGAAATTATGGTCGGCGGACAAGATCTTTTTTGGGAAGAGAAAGGCGCTTTCACTGGCCAGGTTTCAGCCCAAATGCTTAAATCAGTCGGCGCGAGCTGTGTTCTCATCGGCCACTCCGAACGAAGACAATTTTTCGGAGAAATAGATGAAACAGTCAACAAGAAATTAAATACCGCACTTAAACATTGCCTTAAACCGATCGTTTGTGTCGGTGAAACATTAGCTGAAAGAGAAAAAAACGTAACCTTTGATGTTATTAAAAAGCAAGTAACCGGCGCCCTTCAAGGCTTGCCAGTTGCTAGCTGCCAGACATTAGTTATCGCTTACGAACCAGTATGGGCGATCGGGACCGGAAAGACCGCATCAAAAGAACAAGCTCAAGAAGTTCATGCGTTTATAAGAAAGCTTGTAACTGACCTTTATGATAAGTCAATATCTGATACCGTTCGCATCCTTTACGGCGGATCGGTCACTCCTGAAAATATTAAAGATCTTATGGCACAAGGTGATATTGACGGTGGACTCGTCGGCGGGGCGTCTCTTAAGGCCGATGTATTCGCAAAAATTGTGAGGGGGTAA
- a CDS encoding DEAD/DEAH box helicase, translating into MNMQNQANGSSFYGLGISPKILELLERMKFSVPTPIQHKAIPIAVEGNDIIGIAQTGTGKTLAFGIPMIQRLSQNLSRGLVLVPTRELAIQVEETIYKLCYPFGMKTAVLIGGASMYHQINSLRRNPRVIIATPGRLLDHLNQKILRLDNVSILVLDEADRMLDMGFAPQIEKILAQLQRERQTMLFSATIPEKIVKIATSHMKLPISVEIARSGTAAEKVTQELFIIKKEEKPKLLIKLLEQYRGTVLIFSRTKRAASVITSGLRTAGFSSAEIHSNRSLSQRREALEGFKTGKYRILVATDIAARGIDVKGIELVVNYDLPDDPENYVHRIGRTARAGHEGRAISFATPDQRGEVKNIERLIRNALPISQHPEFHSTGFFGSASAANKPHYRFRSPRRRR; encoded by the coding sequence ATGAACATGCAGAATCAAGCAAATGGAAGCTCTTTTTATGGCTTAGGCATTTCCCCAAAGATACTAGAACTCCTGGAGCGGATGAAGTTTTCTGTCCCAACACCGATCCAGCATAAAGCAATACCTATCGCCGTCGAAGGCAACGACATTATAGGTATAGCACAAACAGGGACTGGCAAGACGCTTGCTTTCGGCATCCCGATGATCCAAAGGCTTTCCCAAAACCTCTCTCGCGGACTGGTACTTGTCCCTACTAGGGAGCTTGCAATACAGGTTGAAGAAACAATTTACAAGCTTTGCTATCCATTCGGCATGAAGACAGCCGTATTGATCGGCGGCGCGTCAATGTACCACCAGATCAATTCATTGCGCAGGAATCCCCGAGTAATAATCGCAACGCCGGGAAGGCTTCTCGACCATTTAAACCAAAAAATACTTAGGCTGGACAATGTTTCGATCCTTGTTTTGGATGAAGCCGATAGGATGCTTGATATGGGGTTTGCTCCGCAAATTGAAAAGATATTAGCGCAGCTGCAAAGAGAACGCCAAACAATGCTTTTTTCGGCCACGATCCCCGAAAAGATCGTTAAGATCGCAACTTCCCATATGAAACTCCCGATAAGCGTTGAAATTGCCCGTTCGGGCACCGCCGCTGAAAAAGTCACGCAGGAATTGTTCATTATCAAAAAAGAAGAAAAACCGAAGCTGTTAATCAAGCTTTTGGAGCAGTATCGCGGGACCGTCCTAATTTTCTCAAGGACAAAACGGGCCGCATCGGTCATAACCTCCGGCCTAAGGACTGCGGGGTTTTCATCAGCCGAGATACATTCAAACAGGTCCTTGAGCCAGCGGCGCGAAGCGCTTGAAGGTTTTAAGACCGGGAAATACAGGATACTTGTCGCGACTGATATCGCGGCGCGGGGCATAGATGTCAAAGGGATCGAGCTCGTGGTAAATTACGACCTTCCGGATGATCCCGAAAATTATGTCCACAGGATCGGCCGGACAGCCAGGGCCGGCCACGAAGGCCGCGCAATATCTTTCGCAACGCCCGACCAGCGCGGAGAGGTCAAAAATATCGAAAGATTGATCAGGAACGCCCTCCCTATCTCGCAACATCCCGAATTCCATTCTACAGGATTTTTCGGCTCCGCCTCGGCCGCAAACAAGCCCCATTACAGATTCCGCTCCCCGCGAAGAAGAAGATAA
- a CDS encoding M48 family metallopeptidase: MEDACLILRSYRKTISIEITQDADLLVRAPHRIPKTIINEFISKKSAWIEKKKQLVRERQKNAISKDMVDVVALKKRARYIIEERLNYYVGKHGFRFNGFKITSARSRFGSCTAKGDLNFSWRLILFSPEVMDYVVIHELTHLIEFNHSKRFWAKVEEFMPEFRLHKKWLRENSYIIR; encoded by the coding sequence ATGGAAGATGCTTGCCTAATATTGCGTTCGTACAGAAAGACTATCTCAATCGAGATAACTCAAGATGCCGATCTTTTGGTCAGGGCGCCCCACAGGATACCGAAGACAATTATCAACGAATTCATTTCGAAGAAGAGTGCATGGATCGAAAAGAAGAAGCAATTGGTGCGAGAGCGGCAGAAAAATGCAATATCCAAGGATATGGTCGATGTTGTAGCGTTGAAGAAGCGAGCACGCTATATAATAGAGGAGCGGCTCAATTATTATGTAGGGAAGCATGGTTTCAGGTTTAATGGATTTAAGATAACTAGTGCGCGATCGAGATTTGGATCGTGCACTGCGAAAGGCGATCTCAATTTTAGCTGGCGATTGATCTTGTTTTCCCCGGAAGTAATGGATTATGTGGTTATTCATGAGTTAACGCATTTGATCGAATTCAATCATTCGAAAAGATTTTGGGCGAAGGTTGAGGAGTTCATGCCGGAGTTTCGCTTGCATAAAAAGTGGCTACGGGAGAATAGTTATATTATTCGATAG
- a CDS encoding Bro-N domain-containing protein, translating into MEKHNETHIALFRGKGIRKAIHNNEWWFSVTDICAALTESVDAGAYWRKLKQRLSEEGSEVVTNCHGLKLEAPDGKMRETDCSNTEGVFRIIQSIPLNDLEQIFSMLGEAATTEIARNKDARGYHENKKVANEGGQVAGKARKDLEKRSGKKVITKENYLGLDTYNKLRRIDGN; encoded by the coding sequence ATGGAAAAGCATAACGAGACTCATATTGCATTATTTAGAGGGAAAGGAATAAGGAAAGCTATTCATAACAATGAATGGTGGTTTTCTGTGACAGACATATGTGCGGCATTAACTGAAAGTGTTGACGCTGGAGCATACTGGCGAAAACTTAAACAGAGATTGAGTGAAGAGGGAAGTGAAGTCGTGACAAATTGTCACGGGTTAAAACTAGAAGCACCTGATGGAAAAATGCGTGAAACCGACTGCTCCAACACAGAAGGTGTTTTTCGCATTATCCAATCAATACCTTTGAATGACTTGGAGCAGATATTTTCAATGCTTGGCGAGGCGGCGACGACCGAGATCGCGCGCAATAAAGATGCGCGAGGTTATCATGAAAATAAGAAAGTTGCGAATGAAGGCGGGCAGGTTGCGGGAAAAGCGAGAAAAGATCTTGAAAAACGAAGTGGTAAGAAAGTTATTACTAAGGAAAACTATTTAGGGCTTGATACATATAACAAACTGAGGCGTATTGATGGGAACTAA
- a CDS encoding PD-(D/E)XK nuclease family protein produces the protein MSKYYNPNRTRNIFDPASEEPYKLSRSKLEQFVNCPRCFYLDRRLGIGQPPGFPFSLNSAVDALLKNEFDHYRREHKPHPLMTQYKLDAIPYDHKDIDIWRDALKAGICHYHKETNLMITGGVDDVWINPQEELIIVDYKSTSKDGQITALDQEWQNGYKRQMEIYQWLFRCNNYKVNKTGYFVYCNGDSKKERFDGHLVFDITLIPHIGDDSWVEHVVVDAKKCLMSETIPEANLECDYCRYSDALFGNISR, from the coding sequence ATGTCCAAATATTATAATCCAAACCGAACACGAAATATTTTTGATCCGGCATCGGAGGAGCCGTACAAATTGAGCCGGTCAAAGCTTGAGCAATTCGTAAACTGCCCGCGCTGTTTCTACCTCGATCGCCGACTCGGCATCGGCCAACCACCGGGATTCCCTTTCTCCCTCAATAGCGCCGTTGACGCGCTTTTAAAAAATGAGTTCGATCACTATCGCCGTGAACATAAACCGCACCCTCTAATGACACAATATAAACTCGATGCTATTCCATACGACCATAAAGATATCGACATCTGGCGCGATGCGCTCAAAGCCGGCATCTGCCACTACCATAAAGAAACAAACCTAATGATAACAGGCGGGGTGGATGATGTTTGGATAAACCCTCAAGAAGAACTAATAATTGTCGACTATAAAAGCACTTCAAAAGACGGACAAATTACCGCCCTCGATCAAGAATGGCAGAACGGCTATAAAAGACAAATGGAAATATACCAGTGGCTCTTTAGATGCAATAACTATAAAGTGAACAAAACTGGGTATTTCGTTTATTGTAACGGCGATTCCAAAAAAGAACGCTTCGACGGACACCTCGTGTTTGATATAACTCTCATTCCTCATATTGGCGACGATTCTTGGGTCGAACACGTGGTGGTAGATGCGAAAAAGTGTCTCATGAGCGAAACAATACCCGAGGCTAATCTTGAGTGTGATTATTGTCGATATAGTGATGCGTTATTTGGCAATATATCCCGATGA
- a CDS encoding Fic family protein → MFAPKYKLTNNIVKMLIAIAEAKAVIDRAKILPKQELRLRRQALVRMTHSSTAIEGNRLGVRDVEAVLAKKKVGASDRDIFEVQNYISALRYIEKIVQGKQLITDKILLNIHKLVTDRTLAKQHSGNYRKGPIFVVRRSFGQPEKIVYTGPEARKVVGLCNDLIKWLQQSEKEGINPVITAGIAHQEIAAIHPFNDGNGRTARALATLILYSRGYDFRHLFALEDYYNRDRQEYYKAINIGENYKERQRDFTSWLEYFVKGFKEEIDDVKNKIVVLSLKKVRPDIGSKVYLDGNQLMILDFMDQVGRITASDAADILSTPKRTAQLQLQKLKKLGMIKQVGKGPSSGYIAK, encoded by the coding sequence ATGTTTGCCCCGAAATATAAACTAACGAACAATATAGTGAAAATGCTTATTGCGATCGCCGAGGCCAAAGCGGTCATCGATCGCGCCAAGATCTTACCCAAGCAGGAGCTGCGGCTTCGACGCCAGGCACTGGTGAGGATGACGCATAGTTCGACTGCGATCGAAGGGAATCGGCTGGGAGTCCGCGATGTTGAAGCGGTTCTGGCCAAGAAGAAAGTTGGCGCTTCCGACCGCGACATATTTGAAGTGCAGAATTATATAAGTGCTTTACGATATATCGAAAAGATCGTTCAGGGAAAACAGCTGATCACAGATAAGATTCTGCTCAATATTCACAAGCTGGTGACCGATCGAACTTTAGCCAAACAACATTCCGGTAATTATAGAAAAGGCCCGATCTTTGTTGTACGCCGAAGTTTTGGCCAGCCCGAGAAAATTGTATATACGGGGCCGGAAGCAAGAAAGGTTGTTGGATTGTGCAACGATCTAATAAAGTGGCTTCAACAAAGTGAGAAAGAAGGGATCAATCCTGTGATAACAGCCGGGATAGCCCATCAGGAAATTGCCGCGATCCATCCTTTCAACGATGGTAATGGCCGAACAGCTCGGGCTCTTGCAACTCTTATTCTATATAGCAGGGGCTATGATTTCCGTCATTTATTTGCGCTGGAAGATTATTATAATCGCGATCGCCAGGAATATTATAAAGCCATCAATATCGGGGAAAACTACAAAGAAAGGCAACGCGATTTTACTTCTTGGCTGGAATACTTTGTTAAAGGTTTTAAGGAAGAGATCGACGATGTTAAAAATAAAATCGTTGTATTATCATTGAAAAAAGTACGGCCCGATATCGGATCAAAAGTCTACTTGGATGGAAATCAACTTATGATTTTAGACTTTATGGATCAAGTTGGCAGGATCACTGCGAGTGATGCGGCTGATATACTTAGTACTCCAAAAAGAACCGCTCAGCTACAGCTGCAAAAATTGAAGAAACTTGGCATGATCAAGCAAGTTGGCAAAGGTCCTTCATCGGGATATATTGCCAAATAA
- the ysxC gene encoding ribosome biogenesis GTP-binding protein YsxC, giving the protein MNDQNLKYNITSAKFIRGIKGTSDILDSAIPQVAFIGRSNVGKSSVINSLTNKKGLAIASSFPGRTKEINIFLINDSVYLLDLPGYGFAKASWEVRERLFKLIDWYLFKSTYVQKKIVLIIDAYVGPTADDMEMLGSLEEFNKNVVVVANKVDKIKKSVYEDQIKEIQDVIGAHKVIPYSSESKVGFKELAREVLN; this is encoded by the coding sequence ATGAACGATCAAAATTTAAAATATAATATTACTTCGGCAAAATTCATAAGAGGCATAAAAGGCACAAGCGATATTTTGGATAGCGCTATCCCCCAAGTCGCCTTTATCGGCCGATCCAATGTCGGCAAATCAAGTGTTATCAATTCTCTGACCAATAAAAAAGGTTTAGCTATTGCCAGCTCATTTCCTGGTCGTACGAAAGAAATAAATATCTTTTTGATCAATGACTCCGTCTATTTGTTGGATCTTCCGGGATATGGATTTGCTAAAGCATCGTGGGAAGTTAGAGAGAGACTTTTTAAATTGATCGATTGGTATTTGTTCAAATCAACTTATGTTCAAAAGAAGATCGTATTGATCATTGATGCATATGTGGGTCCTACGGCCGACGACATGGAAATGCTCGGGAGCTTGGAAGAGTTCAACAAAAATGTTGTAGTTGTAGCCAACAAAGTGGATAAGATAAAAAAATCGGTTTATGAGGACCAGATAAAAGAGATCCAGGATGTAATCGGCGCTCATAAAGTTATTCCCTATTCATCCGAATCAAAAGTCGGGTTCAAAGAATTGGCTCGAGAGGTTTTGAATTAA
- a CDS encoding putative DNA binding domain-containing protein, whose protein sequence is MNWEEIITLLEQGEGQSVEFEKQIPTPEDLSRDIVAFANSDGGKIVLGLDDKNKHLIGVEIPDIDEFKTWVKDLAENCCTPKIIPTVEVMDRGGKKVAVITVCEGDEKPYKTDDICYLRDAGESRPAKEDEEKSITNPWGGKGLNKRQLRALILMQEHGSITNREYREAFNVSHKTAHIELTMLDDKAIVKSEGAGRSTRYILPQMKE, encoded by the coding sequence ATGAATTGGGAAGAAATCATCACCCTGCTCGAACAAGGCGAAGGACAATCTGTAGAATTCGAAAAACAGATCCCTACCCCCGAAGATTTGTCGCGAGATATTGTTGCGTTCGCGAACTCCGACGGCGGCAAGATCGTTTTAGGTCTTGACGACAAAAATAAACACCTTATCGGGGTCGAAATTCCAGATATCGACGAGTTCAAGACATGGGTCAAGGACTTGGCCGAAAATTGCTGTACTCCTAAAATCATACCGACAGTTGAAGTAATGGACCGCGGCGGTAAAAAAGTCGCCGTAATTACTGTGTGCGAAGGCGACGAGAAGCCATATAAGACAGATGATATCTGTTATCTTCGCGACGCCGGCGAATCGCGCCCCGCTAAAGAAGACGAAGAAAAATCGATCACAAACCCTTGGGGCGGCAAAGGCCTCAACAAGCGGCAGCTTCGCGCTCTCATATTAATGCAGGAACACGGAAGCATCACTAACAGAGAGTACAGGGAAGCTTTTAATGTTTCTCACAAAACCGCGCATATTGAGCTCACAATGCTTGATGATAAAGCGATAGTTAAAAGCGAAGGCGCCGGCCGCTCGACCAGGTACATCCTTCCCCAGATGAAAGAATAG